The window aactcatcaGTATGTGAAATATCTCATTTTATCAGCAATGTGAGGAACATACAACAACGACATCATTTAAAACTAGTAAGGAAGACAAGAGAAAGGGCATTgccaaaaaaagataaaaacaactACCTCCGGGATAATACTGTCGAGACCGTTGATGAGTTCTTGCATCAAGTTGGCCGTATCCCCAAGAGTGTTGTTTTCAGTAGGACCATTATTAGAGGATTCACCAGCAACGATAGAAGCGAAAGCAGACATAAGATTCTGCTGCACTAGCCACTGAGGCTGTGGCGGCTCACGATCAACCGTTAAATGTCCCTCAAAAAGATAACCTGGAACAAATTCACAACAAAGAGTAATCATAAACTCACCCCAGATTCTCTCTTCAGGATAAACCATATGATAAAGCCAAACTAAATGCTTCACAAACCTTGTGAGGTCTCAGTGGGCTGGATATCAACTTCGGTTAACTGGTCCTTGGCTTGAGCAATGCAAGATTTCAAGTGTTTCTTCTCAGAAGCATCAGACACAAGCCGCTCAGCTTCCTCGAAAAGGCTCAGCCCCGCAACCCAAAACCCAGTAGCTGTATATCTTGTCTGGAGAACCGTTGCAACTCGAGATACAACTATATGAAACTGAAAATGGCCATCAAAACCAATATTGGTGTTAGAGAGGGttactaaaacaaagaaattgaaCAAATTGAAACTCATATTGGATCAGTTGCAGATCCTTGACGTACGCATCAATCAACAATGGCTAGTATTCTAAAATTCCGAGAGCTAATTTTGAAATCTATGGTTACCTAAATTgagtaaaataaaaccaaacctgTTTGCggagagaaggagaggaagaagagtagTGATCACGGAGGAGATTATGAATAGAACGAACGGAAGATTCGAATCTCAGCTTTTTGTTAAGCTGTTTCTGCAGATCATCGAGTTGAAACTTCAAGCTTTCCTCGGAAGGAGACGGTGATGAAGATGCTGCTGCATCCATTATATTCTAATTTAGGGATTGCGATTCGGGATTTGGGGGgttttggtaagaagaagattcaaacgAATTCGATCAAATGAGCAAACGATTGATTTGATCTCTCGTCGTCTTCTTggatttgcttttctttttgtaggaGCAGAGAGATTTCTTGATCAGGAGGAAAGGGGTGACGTCGGTTGGTTTTGCTAAATCtactttggttcggtttggtttggttcgagAAAATAGATTACATACGTCAAAATTACCGGTTTCACCTAAGAGAAAACCGAACCATTTTaatgtttataactttatatttttgagatttttttttaaatatctgaATTTGAATAcacatctttaaaaattttacaacaatcccctatataataaaaacggaaatacacaactttttttagactatataatttttataagctgtttacaaaataggttatatagattaaatataggttagttacaaaaagttataaattaattggtcaatctaTGAGCTATAtaaatacacttaagaatatcccaaagaatcctcttaaaaagaatattccaatgatttatacaatttccaaaataaaatctttagtattccatatattattaccaaatatatattgttaggcataaaaatatattgttagccgtaaaaaggaataaaatctttgcaatttatcatatttaatcgtgatttccgagatcttattttgcagttgaaaataaaatcttacctaagcgcgaatcatattaaaaaactttcaccaaacatgttcgaaaattaaaataaaaacaaataacaaacataatcatttctcatacataaaattacaaaattaacaatagaaaacttataaaatatgtgtctttttcaagccatcataattaaaacttactagattttattgcataatgttttatctaattttttttttaaaaacaatcatataaattatattttattctaaaattataatataattaaaaggaatttcaacttgtgctctagcacgggtccaaatctagtCTATAAATACATTCTATTGAACATGTTATGATGTAGtctatcttaaatattttaccTTGACAACGGTTCTTACAAGAAACGCAAAATGGTCGAGAAATCTTACGTTTGGGAAGAGCTTGAACATCATTTAGCGATCCCCCTGCTAAGTAACTATAGGGCTTCAAATATGGGTCTGCACCAATTACGCATTCAACATGAAAACCTGTGTAGCATTCATTGCACCCGTAAAACACTTTTGCTCCCGTATCTTGTAAATTACGTTCGCACACCTCACACCAATCTTTCTCGCTTACTTCTTCACCCCATAACAACGTGAGAGGATGTGTGTCGTAATGCTGATATTTTGCTTTGTGTGGTAAGGTAATGCACCTGAAACATACAACAAAATTGCATTTCATGCAATTTAATTGTTTAAGACATATTCTATTGCATACGTCACACATCGGTTCTACTCCTTGGTTTAAAGATATGAACAAGGGATGTTCATGACCTTTGTAATCAAACGGCTCAGAAATTGAAGCACACCTTACATCTAGATTAAAGCAGTCTCCATCTTTGTAATTGCACCCATAGCCAAAGCCATTATATATACGACCACAAGCATCACAACCGGAAAATTCTCTATTGTGAAACTGCTTCATTTTAAGTGGATGAAGATGTAAGGCATGTTGAATTCTACGGGGAGCCTTAGCACATGTTTCATGGAGGATGAACTCACACTCCATACATGAATACAAGTTACCTTCATAGATAGGAAGGACACACGCTTGACAAAATTTATTCTCGTCATATAGCATATTGACCTCAAGCTGGAGATGATGGtcatgaagaaaataaagtatCACTCCTTCAGATATTATTTCGAACAGCCCAACATCTTGTgttatatcatcttcttctggtACACCTTCAAGTTCTTTTCCATCCCACACATTCTTCCATGTAGCACACATTGGATGAACAACATAATCGCTACACTTGTCACAAGTATACGCACCATAATTACCGTTAATACTTTGACGACAAACTCCACAAAACCGTTCTAATCTTGATGGAAAAGAAAGAGTGAAGGAGATACGGTGGTGGTGACGTGATATCTTGATGATGTGTGGGAGATTCATACAATCAACATGAGATACAAAGTTGCATCTGACACAAATGTAGGTGAGACAAACTTGTCTCAGCCAACCACAAAGGTTACAAGTTAAGCAAGTTTGTCTGGGGAAAAACATGAGAGAATGAACATGGTTTTTTGGTGGGTCTACAACAAAGGGTTTTGGTTTCATCGCACATGTTGGATGCATAAAAATCTGACATATCGTACAATGATACATTAACCCATTTGCTAATATTCTACAACATAAACACTCAATATTGTCGGAAGCCCCATAATAACGAAGGGAAAGTTGGAGAGGATGCTCAGAGTGGTAAGGATGATTAATTTTTAGTGGAGACTGGATACATTCCCTATGGAATTTTTTATCACAGTAGTTACAGAAGTAATAGTCTGTACCAAAATTTGAGCCTTTGCATATGTCACACCCACCATTGGTATCAAATTCCTTATTGTTGCaccaaaacagagagagtaCATGATGATCAGAAGAATCCGTTGTTGTAGGAATTACGTACTCGGGGGAAGAACTTAGTAGATAGAGGCCATGATTAGTATAAGAAACGTCCTTTCGCTGTCGTTTAGTAGGACATAAGAAAAGAGGTTGAAGAGAAAGCTCAGCGGAGGAGGTTGGGGTATGTATTTGGGGTATGGGACAATACTTAGCGTGATGGTATACCAAAAATAGTTTACCATTCTTTTCTACCTCATGAAATCCACCGTCAGAATCCATGACGATATCTCTTAATTTGTCTTCctttactatatttttgttataggttttttaaaaaacaaatatttgttatacagaatatcaaatttttaacaatttccattatatatatgaaaagatgATTCCAAAAGTGTCCTTCTACTTTTGATAATTGGATCCTTAACGTCAAAAAATGTTGtggaatttgttctttttcttttgtagtgGTTATAATGTTCTTCTttgcatgaaaataaaaaataatctgttctttacatataattttcgtcatttcttaaattttatgaCTTCAAGATTCTATAAAAGTCGTGGCCAATTATTGAGCCAAATGGTTagtaccaaaaagaaaatatattgagaCAATGAACTCAAACAAGAAAcacgaggaaaaaaaaaactaagttttgAATTGGAAAGTAGAACAATTGTAAATTGTTTTGAAGATAAAAGAACTTTCGAGGTTTTTAAGTTATGATGTGGAACACTGTAATGAAATGTTGAAAATTGACGGTAGTTGgttccaaatttgaaagttcacaaggatttttataagaaaagtgagaaaccctaaaaaatatgatatttgtgGCTGCTTGCAATTGATTTATATACGAACTCTTTCCGGATCTTACACGCTACAACTCGAGATAAATTATCTCTTCATTCGAGTTTTGGTGTCCATTAGTTTTGAAACTTAAGCATTTTCAATTACAAACGTACAATAAAACATGATGAATAGGCTTTGCATGGACAAGAGCGATGAAACAGAAAAGGTCCATGGATATACTAAATCGACCTTCAAGTTAACCACAATGAACCTAACAGAGTAAAAGGTTTTGATCATATCCATATTTAAGGTGAAGTCATAATCTGgtgattcttcttcatcatattccaaaacaacaacaaaaacgaaATAAGTATTTAAACTCATAAGCTCATAGCAAGTCACAGAAGCAGTAGAAGAGAAGCATTGAACCAACTCCATAACAAGCTCACTTCACCTTCCAATTTCTTAAGTCTTTCTGCGACCAACACGAGCAACAAACCCTTGCTTGATCTGAGTCACAGATCGTTGAGATCCACACTGCAAAGATGAAAAACAGAAGATTCAGGACAGAGCAAACACGTGAACATAAACACACAGTTTTATGCTTTATCTACATCATTGTCAGCCTCACATGACTCTTCAATTTAAGTCAGAGAATTATAATTCACTAAGAAATCTATGCCTCCTGATGAGTTTATGTTCACCGGGTATCAACTACAAGACAAAGCATAAAACTGTGTGTGTGGGTTGGGGGTAATCAACTGGAATATCACCAGCCTGTCTAAAAGAGAAATCATGCATGATAGAGGCTTTTGGCTAGTGAAAAGCATGAGGAGAAGACAATGGCATATACAAGCTTCTCTTAAAATTTTCAGTT is drawn from Camelina sativa cultivar DH55 chromosome 8, Cs, whole genome shotgun sequence and contains these coding sequences:
- the LOC104706441 gene encoding uncharacterized protein LOC104706441 — protein: MDSDGGFHEVEKNGKLFLVYHHAKYCPIPQIHTPTSSAELSLQPLFLCPTKRQRKDVSYTNHGLYLLSSSPEYVIPTTTDSSDHHVLSLFWCNNKEFDTNGGCDICKGSNFGTDYYFCNYCDKKFHRECIQSPLKINHPYHSEHPLQLSLRYYGASDNIECLCCRILANGLMYHCTICQIFMHPTCAMKPKPFVVDPPKNHVHSLMFFPRQTCLTCNLCGWLRQVCLTYICVRCNFVSHVDCMNLPHIIKISRHHHRISFTLSFPSRLERFCGVCRQSINGNYGAYTCDKCSDYVVHPMCATWKNVWDGKELEGVPEEDDITQDVGLFEIISEGVILYFLHDHHLQLEVNMLYDENKFCQACVLPIYEGNLYSCMECEFILHETCAKAPRRIQHALHLHPLKMKQFHNREFSGCDACGRIYNGFGYGCNYKDGDCFNLDVRCITLPHKAKYQHYDTHPLTLLWGEEVSEKDWCEVCERNLQDTGAKVFYGCNECYTGFHVECVIGADPYLKPYSYLAGGSLNDVQALPKRKISRPFCVSCKNRCQGKIFKIDYIITCSIECIYRLDLDPC
- the LOC104706440 gene encoding E3 ubiquitin-protein ligase AIP2-like, which produces MDAAASSSPSPSEESLKFQLDDLQKQLNKKLRFESSVRSIHNLLRDHYSSSSPSLRKQFHIVVSRVATVLQTRYTATGFWVAGLSLFEEAERLVSDASEKKHLKSCIAQAKDQLTEVDIQPTETSQGYLFEGHLTVDREPPQPQWLVQQNLMSAFASIVAGESSNNGPTENNTLGDTANLMQELINGLDSIIPEMLEDGGPPRVPPASKEVVEKLPVIVFSEELLKELGPEAECCICKENLVIGDKMQELPCKHTFHPPCLKPWLDEHNSCPICRHELPTDDQKYENWKEREKEAEEERKGAENAVRGGEYMYV